The proteins below are encoded in one region of Calliopsis andreniformis isolate RMS-2024a unplaced genomic scaffold, iyCalAndr_principal scaffold0048, whole genome shotgun sequence:
- the LOC143187473 gene encoding uncharacterized protein LOC143187473, which yields MELVNNPGTTSLPAVASVAIRVPPFWEKSPATWFRQLESQFVLSEITRDSTKYHYVSANLENKYTDVVMDIINNPPATDMYETLKAELIRRLSDAKEQNIRHLLEHEEIGDRKPSIFLRRLQNLAGDTVSDDFLKTLWLGRLPTNVQAILITRQKETFSELAALAEAVVKVSPRPQIAAALSAHNELLEEIAKLRREVAALRMGTNNFCRSRSKSQSGRRGSSRSRNRDEENIATDGKCWYHRKHGTAAKKCRDPCTFAAGNSRADRKWGLAIPSPRRAAYLLRTASPGQCLWSIRDPTCRFVVADVTTPIIGADFLSFYGLLVDLSAKRLSDGVTTLTTARRVVRSAAESVRAIAGLPRYQLPVGRTSHAEARHSPPHSDYTGSTCFFARVQSNLSAPGRYTENSNHDPFWFEFPWMSFGLRNAAQTFQRFMDEVLRGLDWCYVYIDDIFAASSSIEEHKNHLRELFGRLNDYGVLVNCAKCVFGAPEVTFLGHAVNAHGTQPLPQKVEAIRTLPRSATVKELRQFLGMVNFYRRFVSAAAQIQAPLITALQENVKDRTPVEWTSDRIEAFELCKESLARATLLAHPDVTLPLAIFTDASNYTIGAALQQRSGNG from the exons ATGGAACTCGTGAACAATCCGGGAACGACAAGTTTACCAGCAGTGGCATCAGTAGCCATCCGCGTCCCACCGTTCTGGGAGAAGAGCCCGGCGACATGGTTCAGGCAACTGGAATCCCAGTTCGTGCTGTCGGAAATCACTCGAGACTCGACGAAATATCATTACGTCAGCGCAAACTTAGAAAACAAGTACACCGACGTGGTGATGGATATTATTAATAATCCACCAGCTACCGACATGTACGAAACGCTAAAGGCGGAGCTCATCCGGCGGTTATCGGACGCAAAGGAGCAGAATATTCGGCACCTGCTGGAGCACGAAGAGATTGGTGATCGGAAACCGTCTATTTTTCTGCGACGGTTGCAGAACCTCGCGGGTGACACGGTTTCAGATGACTTCTTAAAGACCTTGTGGTTGGGACGCCTCCCGACGAATGTTCAGGCAATCCTGATAACACGTCAGAAGGAGACGTTCTCCGAGTTGGCCGCCCTCGCCGAGGCCGTGGTGAAAGTGTCGCCGCGTCCGCAAATCGCCGCCGCGTTGTCGGCACACAATGAACTCCTCGAGGAGATAGCCAAACTTCGCCGCGAAGTCGCAGCCCTACGCATGGGAACGAACAATTTTTGTCGTTCGCGTTCTAAGTCGCAAAGTGGGCGACGTGGTTCCTCGCGGTCACGAAACCGCGATGAGGAGAACATTGCCACCGATGGCAAGTGTTGGTACCACAGGAAACATGGGACCGCAGCGAAGAAGTGTCGTGACCCATGTACCTTCGCGGCGGGAAACTCCAGGGCCGATCGTAAATGGGGGCTAGCGATTCCGAGCCCGCGACGGGCCGCCTATTTGTTACGGACCGCGTCACCAGGACAATGTTTATGGTCGATACGGGATCCGACCTGT AGATTCGTCGTCGCGGACGTCACGACCCCAATTATTGGTGCCGACTTCCTGAGCTTTTATGGCCTCCTCGTCGACCTGTCTGCGAAAAGGTTGAGCGACGGCGTGACCACCCTAACAACGGCTAGGCGAGTCGTCAGGAGTGCCGCGGAAAGCGTGAGGGCGATAGCTGGATTACCAAGATATCAATTACCCGTCGGGAGGACATCGCATGCCGAAGCACGCCACTCGCCACCACATTCGGACTACACCGGGTCCACCTGTTTCTT TGCGCGCgtacaatcaaatctcagtgcACCCGGACGATATACCGAAAACAGCAATCACGACCCCTTTTGGTTCGAGTTTCCGTGGATGTCGTTCGGACTTCGGAACGCGGCGCAGACGTTCCAGCGATTCATGGACGAGGTGTTACGTGGTCTCGATTGGTGTTACGTCTATATAGACGACATTTTTGCGGCGTCCAGCTCAATCGAGGAACACAAGAATCACCTACGCGAATTATTCGGCCGTTTGAACGACTACGGAGTTTTGGTGAATTGCGCGAAATGTGTTTTCGGTGCGCCGGAAGTGACGTTTCTAGGACACGCTGTAAACGCGCACGGCACGCAACCGTTGCCGCAAAAAGTCGAGGCAATTCGAACTCTTCCGCGTTCTGCGACGGTGAAGGAACTGCGACAGTTCCTCGGCATGGTGAACTTTTACCGACGGTTTGTGTCGGCCGCCGCTCAAATCCAGGCACCTCTTATTACAGCCCTGCAGGAAAACGTCAAGGATCGAACTCCCGTCGAGTGGACATCAGACCGAATCGAGGCATTCGAGCTGTGCAAGGAAAGTCTCGCACGTGCAACTCTTCTGGCACATCCCGACGTCACGCTGCCCTTGGCGATTTTCACAGACGCATCCAACTATACGATAGGCGCTGCACTGCAACAGCGATCTGGCAACGGGTGA